The window gtaatatataaattatgCTGAATTTTGTACTTTTTGTGAATTTTGGCAATACACAATACATCAACAAGACAAAAATAGCGACTCTAGTATTCCCGTTACTGGTGCACTGACCACAATTATCCACCATAAGTCAACATCTCGCCTTAGAGGACGTAAAGGAGAGCGCAGGGACACACTAAAACCGTTATATATACAGAATCGGAACTCAAAGACAAAAACTATCAAAACCGTTATATATATACGAATCGGAACTCAAAGACAGAAACTATTAAAACCGTTATATACTGAATCGGAACTCGAAGACAAAAACTACTAAAaccgttatatatatatatatatatatacagaatcGGAACTCAAATACAAAAACTAATAAAACCATTATATACTGAATCGGAACTCAGAGACAAAAactaacaagcattctgagagtattgcataagcaatacacgtcccctaccggtttgtggaaattgtgaaaacaatgcactgttatgcaggatatcgaacccgaacattaaaaaattggaatataaaaaattaattttctagaAAATATGTTAACCagacaaaagtgtaaacttgatctgtagtttgacattttgaagctgttcagcaaatttcatattattcctcaaacgcataaagaaaaaaagtgtagaaaactgaagtgggacagacagacagacggacagacggacggacggacagacaggcagacagacggacggacgcagaggaaagctatagtcccctccggtaaaaaccggtaggggactaataaaacCGTTATATACAGAATTGGAACTCAAAGACAAAAACTACTGCGtgaaaaagttatatataaatatccaaagttatacatgtacaattaatgcCTACACAGCCAAATAGTAATTTCATCCACTCCTCAGCAGGGTTTGAAGTCTTTTAAATTCGGAGTTTTGTCTTAACTATTTATAATACCATTTCCTGTTACATGATGGTTATTTTATGAATTGTTAACTTTACAGAAGTCTCCATTTTTCCGATATTTACTGCATTACTTAAAACTTACATGCTATATAATGCATGTTGTATAAAGAGCGGACAACTTCTCTTGGAAGCTGACAAAAATTTAGCGGAGTGATGATGAAACATTGTTGCAACACACGGCCGATATGTGCGATCGTCTCCAAGTCTTGAGTTATGCCCACTTCTGACTAACTGTAGCTCAACCATCTGTATAGCTAGTATTGGACCGTTGATTAAGACGATGAGGATAAGGCAGTGATTTTGTGGAAAGGAATTTCAGCAATATAAACATTCAGAAGCGGAACAGAAACCTGAATCCAGTTTACTTTTCCCAAGATATCAAGGcgaaaaattgttttcaaaagcAATTGGCATTAAAACACATATCGTGACTACATTCTCGTtggaagaaaacaaaaattccCCGACACAGTAAACTCTGGTGTTTTCAACCTCATCAATCACGGAACCGCTGTACAGGTggttacaatatatatatatatatatatatatatatatatatatatatatatatatatatatatatatataggacgGTCGCTCTACTGTCACACCACGCTGCCAATTTAGTAATGCAGTGCATTAACCGCTGCGACCAGCAAACtcttgaaattatatatatatatatatatatatatatatatatatatatatatatatatacatatatatatatatatatatatatatatatatatatatatatatatatatatatatatatatatatataatcaaatacaatttatatTATTGCCCATCCAAACATTTACTAATAATAGATGGTATAGGTTCGTTCCATCTATACGGTTTCAAATATatcttgtcaacaataacgttacgtcccagtttatttgttttatatccgattttgtgaataaatatggagagaaaaaccaaagaaatattttcaatgtaagGTGATGTGCAAACcataaaatatgattatttcCAAAGAAGATGTAGAGAAGTAAATTCAGACCTTTCGAATTCCtatctcattttttttattccatccTTATCCtgctctttaaaaaaacaacaaaacatgagGATATAATGTAATACTGGGAGAAGCAATGTCGACgtcatgtataatatatatgtatttgtattataaagagagagagagagagagagagagagagagagagagagagagagagagagagagagagagagatttaccAAGGTTGGGACCAGGCTGAACTTGAACTGGTGGCATCTGCACGGGAATCTTGGGAGAAATGAGAGAGGGAAGAAGAGGAAAAGAAcgtataaaattttataaagtaaTCACGCAAGAATATAGTATTAAAAGGATGCACTAGTTTATCATCTGAGGCTAAACATAAAGGCCAAAGAATAAATTATAGTTATGCAAGaaccaataaaaaaatgataatattgaattttattcaaCCAATTACATTGCATGTATATGAAGATATTTGTTATTTGACACACAAGAATGGACGAGATTCTATCACGAGATTgcaatattacaaaaaaatcttgCGCTGTCAGACGAAAACTTTGGGAATGTTGAATATATATAGCACTGTCCGCCATTACAACTATAGCCTCGCTTTCACTTTAAATATCAGATACGACACCGCGGCGCGAGCTGTTTTCGGCATTCTCTTCGTTGTGACGTCGCACAGAAGAGGGCGAGCCGGTGATTTTGATTCCTCGGACTTCTTCATAGGAAAGCGGGGGAATGCCGTTCACTTCATAAACTGGGGGAGGTACTCCGATGGTGTAAATACCCTCGAACAACTTTGGTTTTTCTGGTTCCCTTTCGACGTAAATTTTCTTCTTGATTCTTCTCCTACAGCAGATACAGAGAATGGCCAGCAGAAGACAGAAAATGGCGGCCACTCCTATAGCGGTACCAATCAGAAGTGGGAGATAATATTCGTGAGTGATCTCATCATGAACGTGCTGCACGTGAGGATGAGCGTGCATGTGCTTCTCCACGGTGGTGTCGAACACCTTGGACACATCCATAACGACGGTCTCATCTTTCTTTGCCTCTTCAATGGCCTCCTTGATTTCTTGTTTAACCTCCTGTTTCACATCCGGtttaatttcttcttctttAACTTCAAGAACTTCTTGTTTAACTTCAAGAACAGGATCAGGCTGAGCTTGAGCTGTAAAGAGaaacacattaaaaattgtACTTTCCCCATTTAATGAATATACCTGGCATGCAAGTCTTTAAATTATGCATGGTGTAGAAATATTCTCGTGGAAATAGGTGAAACAAAAATCCAAAAGACGATGACAGATTATACCAAACGTTGTGAAGGACCAGCAACATACGGTGTTTTAGTTATCTCCATATGTATACAACTTTCTCTTTTGTATACGTAGGGGGGTGACGTTATTTCAAGATGTCGTATGTTACCAACCCTGATGTCGTATAAAGATTTGACAAAGTCTACCTGAAGGTCCCAAGAACTGAATGCCGTCGGTTGAGGGTTCTGTGGCTGGCTCCACCTGAACGGTCTTCTCCTCGAGCTGAGTGTCCAGCGGCAGGTGCGCGTGATCATGATCGTGATGATCATGTGAGTGGTCATGTGAGTGATCATGTGGATGATCATGTGGATGACTGTGGATCACATCTCCGTGCATATGCACGTGGTCATGTGGAAACTGTGTGGGTGGTGGATTGACGTCATCTCCAACTGACATGCGCTGTTCAATACCTTGGACTATGAAAAAAGAAAGCATCAACATTGGAATGCCAGCAATTAAAGTATTGTACCCGTATTTTAGGGTTATTTTATGTAGACTACGCATTTAAAGTCGACATACATGTTAAATTGgtaacttgtattataatagaTGATTATTACTTTGAAAAGGAATTTTCCGTGGTCTTCAGTTTTCGTTTCGTGATACTTACTGCTATCGATACGACATATCCTGTCTATCTCAGACAGCGTGTTGACCATGGTAGTACGGACCAGCATGTGTTCCTGTAGGGAGGAGCAGGGGTGTGTGGACTGCTTGATACAGTCGGCGATCTGGATCTTCTTtctacaaaacaaaatcaacatcAACATTTCAGACTGTATCATTTACACGTATTTCACACTCCAGGTTTTCAACAGCCATATTAGTATAAAGTTTATCTGTTATTGATACTGTTTActtaaaaagaatacaaaagCCGATGCGGACGGTTGAACTCACTGGCAGACTCCTTGGTAGTTGTAGTCGCCGTTCAGGATGCCGTGATCTGGGGGCATCTCCACCTCAGCCTGTTTGAAGCAAGACTGAACCACATCGAGATAGGCAGCGAAACATGGAGGAGGGGTTGGGAAACCTAGGAAAAATAATCAACTTTAGAATCAAAACTTGTCCTGAAATTGTttctctcagagagagagagagagagagagagagagagagagagagagagagagagagagagagagagagatttaccAAGGTTGGGACCAGGCTGAACTTGAACTGGTGGCATCTGTACGGGAATCTTGGGAAGCTGTACTCTGTCCTCGCGCATGCGCTGGAGAAGCTGAGCCATAGGATGGGGCGGGATTTGTGGGAAGTGTGGTCGAGACTGCATCATTTGTCTATGCATAGGAGAGTTCTGTGCCATCATATGCATAGGAGAGTTCTGTGCCATCATATGCATAGGATGGAACAATGGACCCCGTGTATTGGGAATCTGGGGCATTTCTCTCTGTTGCATTGGTGGACGTTGAGGGATTTGAGGGAAGACACTGGGTACGTTGATGCGGATGTGGGTGGATTGTCTGATGGGCTTGTATTGCGGGCTCGATGTCTGTGGCACCTGGGCAAATTGTTTCTTCTGTGCGATAATAATGTGTGGCTTGTTTTGTGGAGGCTGAGGGATTCTGGGTATTTGCTGGACGGGAGGTAGTCGGCTAGGGGAGTTGTTTGATGCTTGTGTTGGGAATCTGTTTGGCTGTTGCTGTTGAGGTGGCGCCGCCTTCCTGGCTGGAATGAACGACTTTTTAACCGTGATGAATTTCCTGACGGTTGGGTACAGTTTTACAACAGGAGACCGCGGTACAGAAGGAGCAGTTGTAATTTGTTCTCGttctttcatttttctttcaatcATTTCGATTAATTTTAATCTCTGTCCCATCATATTTTGGATTCTGCGCATTGCCAT is drawn from Crassostrea angulata isolate pt1a10 chromosome 5, ASM2561291v2, whole genome shotgun sequence and contains these coding sequences:
- the LOC128182720 gene encoding uncharacterized protein LOC128182720 isoform X1, whose translation is MKRGFLFAFLVCFYHVDGGVMTNYDPNKTEEKQEKIGLMSNFQLKLKGTEKRNGGTITKFEVKLKDSGDDGKEPNFQLSLKDNENENENIDHHHSPATPQPGPRPFQPGTGEQKCMVIVRRTFLEKEMVIYPCFKPVRGVTPVAAHQSSLGLVCRGYTTIPTTKYIRMSICCPGWYADEQGRCTKVVDDRGRESQMPRVNSPVQEERPTSLDRLSKYPSSYDNGQFGPMMRTQPPSDRWTPNDMAMRRIQNMMGQRLKLIEMIERKMKEREQITTAPSVPRSPVVKLYPTVRKFITVKKSFIPARKAAPPQQQQPNRFPTQASNNSPSRLPPVQQIPRIPQPPQNKPHIIIAQKKQFAQVPQTSSPQYKPIRQSTHIRINVPSVFPQIPQRPPMQQREMPQIPNTRGPLFHPMHMMAQNSPMHMMAQNSPMHRQMMQSRPHFPQIPPHPMAQLLQRMREDRVQLPKIPVQMPPVQVQPGPNLGFPTPPPCFAAYLDVVQSCFKQAEVEMPPDHGILNGDYNYQGVCQKKIQIADCIKQSTHPCSSLQEHMLVRTTMVNTLSEIDRICRIDSIQGIEQRMSVGDDVNPPPTQFPHDHVHMHGDVIHSHPHDHPHDHSHDHSHDHHDHDHAHLPLDTQLEEKTVQVEPATEPSTDGIQFLGPSAQAQPDPVLEVKQEVLEVKEEEIKPDVKQEVKQEIKEAIEEAKKDETVVMDVSKVFDTTVEKHMHAHPHVQHVHDEITHEYYLPLLIGTAIGVAAIFCLLLAILCICCRRRIKKKIYVEREPEKPKLFEGIYTIGVPPPVYEVNGIPPLSYEEVRGIKITGSPSSVRRHNEENAENSSRRGVVSDI
- the LOC128182720 gene encoding uncharacterized protein LOC128182720 isoform X2; this encodes MKLIRAMMSVQFLFFLGIFVLDSTAHQGHDHHHSPATPQPGPRPFQPGTGEQKCMVIVRRTFLEKEMVIYPCFKPVRGVTPVAAHQSSLGLVCRGYTTIPTTKYIRMSICCPGWYADEQGRCTKVVDDRGRESQMPRVNSPVQEERPTSLDRLSKYPSSYDNGQFGPMMRTQPPSDRWTPNDMAMRRIQNMMGQRLKLIEMIERKMKEREQITTAPSVPRSPVVKLYPTVRKFITVKKSFIPARKAAPPQQQQPNRFPTQASNNSPSRLPPVQQIPRIPQPPQNKPHIIIAQKKQFAQVPQTSSPQYKPIRQSTHIRINVPSVFPQIPQRPPMQQREMPQIPNTRGPLFHPMHMMAQNSPMHMMAQNSPMHRQMMQSRPHFPQIPPHPMAQLLQRMREDRVQLPKIPVQMPPVQVQPGPNLGFPTPPPCFAAYLDVVQSCFKQAEVEMPPDHGILNGDYNYQGVCQKKIQIADCIKQSTHPCSSLQEHMLVRTTMVNTLSEIDRICRIDSIQGIEQRMSVGDDVNPPPTQFPHDHVHMHGDVIHSHPHDHPHDHSHDHSHDHHDHDHAHLPLDTQLEEKTVQVEPATEPSTDGIQFLGPSAQAQPDPVLEVKQEVLEVKEEEIKPDVKQEVKQEIKEAIEEAKKDETVVMDVSKVFDTTVEKHMHAHPHVQHVHDEITHEYYLPLLIGTAIGVAAIFCLLLAILCICCRRRIKKKIYVEREPEKPKLFEGIYTIGVPPPVYEVNGIPPLSYEEVRGIKITGSPSSVRRHNEENAENSSRRGVVSDI